One region of Oryza sativa Japonica Group chromosome 10, ASM3414082v1 genomic DNA includes:
- the LOC4348999 gene encoding vacuolar-sorting protein BRO1, protein MSSAANVMLAIHEKRTTPTDLYRPLRLYIASAYSEREAAAADDDLAAVRDLRADVEQPSLPDPSSLERRRDALLAYARALSLVEPRFPISSDRAHVHSLAFTWHDAFKTGKKASVASIHLEKAAVLFNLAAVYSQIALAADRATDVGIRTACGSFQSAAGAFAWMRESGVAAKAVAAGATTVDVTPECAAMLEKLMLAQAQECFFEKVIAGGKPPALCSKVARQVGIFYEEAYAALSAAPLSQHFDKTWVSHVQLKAAQFYADACYRCSLDLHEKEEIAQEIARLKIGISALADAKKVARGVAAPLLDSVNKLESNMKTNLERAMKENDRVYLMRVPDASSLGALPAASLVKPTSLAEVLDASKERLFSSLVPDGSMKALSKYTEMVDNIIRTQAEKLQQASEITRVRLKEMDLPDSILSLEGNITLPLDLKEDVEAVQISGGPAGLEAELQQLRDLSRVNQELLVQTEEMLQKEANEDAQFRTQFGSRWTRPQSSTLTKNIQDRLNLFASNLKTAGDSDSQIERGLKESYPLISILDRRPIESALPSISRPIMSLDGNEDAIVGALKQSLRQLESLGAQRAGLEDMLKEMKRKDDILPKLMAGVGSHDDLFKKEISKYDPVCAEIADNIVAQEQLLLQIQAQNEQFAAVFNLEDYKVARERCYKQIAAAVAKYRDIKKNINEGLNFYVTLQEAIGKIKQQCSDFIMTRNIQCREMIEDVQKKLAGFSFSSSSSQASMQRNTSVPPDQNSPSPPPPSSHAPHAQGPYGVPPGGDSRPGYSQPEQRPAYSQPYPPYGAPPQQPPYGAPSQQPPYGAPHPGHYQQPPHQQPPNHDYGQQAYPGGWRGQYYNPHQPQPQPQPPYPQPPYNAQGSYPPHQSSYYRPQ, encoded by the exons atgtcgtcggcggcgaacgtGATGCTGGCGATCCACGAGAAGAGGACCACCCCCACCGACCTCTACCGCCCGCTCCGCCTCTACATCGCCTCCGCCTACTCGGAGCgggaggcggccgcggccgacgacgacctcgccgcggTGCGCGACCTGCGCGCCGACGTCGAGCAGCCGTCGCTCCCGGACCCGTCCTCCCTCGAGCGAAGGCGGGACGCGCTCCTCGCCTACGCGCGCGCCCTGTCCCTCGTCGAGCCCCGCTTCCCCATCTCCTCCGACCGCGCCCACGTCCACTCCCTCGCCTTCACCTGGCACGACGCCTTCAAGACCGGCAAGAAGGCCAGCGTCGCCTCCATCCACCTCGAGAAGGCCGCCGTGCTCttcaacctcgccgccgtctaCTCCCAGATCGCGCTCGCCGCGGACCGGGCCACCGACGTCGGGATCAGGACCGCGTGCGGCTCGTTCCAGAGCGCGGCGGGGGCGTTCGCGTGGATGAGGGAGAGCGGCGTCGCCGCCAAGGCCGTCGCGGCCGGGGCCACCACCGTCGACGTCACCCCCGAGTGCGCCGCCATGCTGGAGAAGCTCATGCTCGCGCAGGCGCAGGAGTGCTTCTTCGAGAAGGTGATAGCCGGTGGGAAGCCGCCCGCGCTGTGCTCCAAGGTTGCCCGGCAG GTGGGCATATTCTATGAAGAAGCCTATGCAGCTCTTAGCGCAGCTCCTCTCAGTCAGCACTTTGATAAGACATGGGTTTCTCATGTCCAGCTGAAGGCAGCTCAGTTCTATGCTGATGCTTGCTATAGGTGTTCTTTGGATCTTCACGAGAAAGAAGAAATTGCACAGGAAATTGCACGTCTGAAGATTGGAATTAGCGCTTTGGCAGATGCCAAGAAGGTGGCCAGGGGAGTTGCTGCCCCACTTCTTGATTCTGTTAATAAGCTGGAGAGTAATATGAAGACCAACTTGGAGAGGGCTATGAAAGAGAATGACCGTGTTTATCTGATGAGGGTTCCGGATGCTAGTTCTCTTGGCGCGCTCCCTGCAGCATCACTTGTAAAGCCTACATCTTTGGCTGAAGTTCTAGATGCTAGCAAAGAGAGGCTTTTTTCATCACTTGTGCCTGATGGAAGCATGAAAGCACTTTCCAAGTACACTGAGATGGTAGATAACATCATCAGGACTCAAGCGGAGAAATTACAGCAAGCTAGTGAGATCACTAGAGTTAGGTTGAAGGAAATGGACTTGCCCGATTCCATTCTTTCATTAGAAGGTAATATCACCTTACCTTTAGATTTGAAGGAAGACGTTGAGGCTGTTCAGATAAGCGGAGGCCCTGCTGGATTGGAAGCGGAGTTGCAGCAGCTTAGGGATTTAAGCAGAGTCAATCAGGAATTACTTGTTCAGACCGAAGAGATGCTGCAGAAGGAGGCGAATGAAGATGCTCAGTTTCGGACGCAATTCGGGAGTCGTTGGACTAGACCTCAATCTAGCACCCTAACAAAAAACATTCAAGACCGATTGAATCTGTTTGCTTCTAATCTTAAGACAGCTGGTGATAGTGATTCTCAGATTGAGCGAGGTTTGAAGGAGAGCTATCCATTGATATCTATTCTTGACAGAAGACCG ATAGAGTCTGCACTACCGAGTATTTCTAGGCCTATTATGTCCTTGGATGGGAATGAGGATGCTATTGTTGGAGCCCTTAAACAAAGCTTG AGGCAACTAGAATCTCTAGGAGCACAGAGAGCAGGTCTTGAAGACATGCTTAAAGAAATGAAGAGAAAG GATGACATACTCCCTAAATTGATGGCCGGTGTTGGATCACACGATGATCTTTTTAAGAAGGAGATTTCAAAGTATGATCCTGTCTGTGCTGAGATAGCTGATAACATTGTGGCGCAAGAACAACTGCTGCTACAAATACAG GCACAAAATGAACAGTTTGCTGCGGTGTTCAACCTAGAGGATTACAAAG TTGCTCGTGAGAGATGTTACAAGCAAATTGCTGCGGCTGTTGCTAAATACCGAGATATTAAGAAGAACATTAATGAAGGCCTCAATTTTTATGTGACATTACAG GAAGCAATTGGCAAAATAAAGCAGCAGTGCAGTGACTTCATAATGACCCGAAACATTCAATGCCGTGAAATGATCGAAGATGTGCAGAAGAAGCTAGCAGGTTTCAGCTTCTCATCTTCTTCCAGCCAAGCAAGCATGCAGAGGAATACTTCTGTGCCACCAGATCAGAACagtccatcaccaccaccaccgtcgtcgcATGCTCCCCATGCTCAGGGCCCATATGGTGTTCCACCCGGAGGCGATTCAAGACCCGGGTACTCTCAGCCCGAGCAAAGACCTGCTTACTCACAGCCATACCCGCCCTATGGCGCGCCACCGCAACAGCCTCCATATGGTGCGCCGTCGCAACAGCCACCTTATGGCGCGCCCCACCCTGGTCACTACCAACAGCCACCACACCAGCAACCTCCCAACCATGACTATGGCCAACAAGCATATCCTGGAGGATGGCGCGGGCAGTACTACAATCCACATCAGCCACAGCCGCAGCCACAGCCGCCATATCCTCAGCCACCGTACAATGCCCAGGGTTCTTACCCTCCTCACCAGAGCAGCTACTACAGGCCTCAATGA
- the LOC112936585 gene encoding uncharacterized protein, giving the protein MSSTVTMESPHTTATTGHSMSAATFHTNMVVSSMEAAHTAHVSHALAGAAPSPPPASAALSPRRRLPRHAARAPPGGTPRRRSRPPSPPRAPPTAGGRRAAAAARGPPARRARRRSPGSPASPPSSTAPAASLRRRRARSSTPAPTPASGPPAPRRARATCPSRRQRRLRPPPPSARRPHRRARRTPAGSRPHRACPPPPPPAPTPPRARTSPPPARSPATCATGTPPRPPYSTCAIPPPPPPPRRPARQSRAATTTAAPPCSPPRRTAGRRPPRSPQVRAEVAGDPLRRRHHDEAARAHERLQVGVPLRRRAVLKREVLRPLARERQHRHRRRRRRRRARRASERRLHGSRNRSRAERDET; this is encoded by the exons ATGTCGAGCACGGTGACTATGGAGAGCCCCCACACCACGGCAACCACGGGCCACAGCATGAGCGCCGCGACCTTCCATACGAACATGGTGGTGAGTAGCATGGAGGCTGCCCATACCGCACACGTGAGCcacgccctcgccggcgccgctc cgtcgccgccgcctgcctcaGCCGCGCTATCGCCACGCCGACGTCTCCCTCGGCACGCCGCTCGCGCGCCGCCCGGAGGCACGCCTCGGCGGCGAAGTAGGCCGCCTTCGCCTCCGCGTGCGCCGCCCACTGCCGGTGGTCGGCGTGCTGCCGCCGCAGCTCGGGGGCCTCCAGCGCGGCGCGCACGTCGCCGTAGTCCAGGCTCACCTGCCTCGCCACCATCGAGCACAGCGCCGGCGGCCtccctccggcgacggcgagctcgaagTAGCACTCCAGCGCCTACGCCAGCATCAGGCCCTCCAGCGCCGCGACGCGCGCGGGCGACATGCCCGTCGCGGCGCCAGCGTCggctccgcccgccgcctccctcagCGCGCCGGCCGCATCGCAGAGCGCGGCGCACGCCCGCCGGATCCCGTCCGCACCGCGcctgtcctccgccgccgccgcccgcgccgactCCGCCGCGAGCGCGAACATCGCCACCTCCCGCTCGGTCACCAGCGACGTGTGCCACtggcacgccgccgcgcccgccgtaCTCCACCTGTGCcatccccccgccgccgccgccgccgcgtcgtcctgcCAGGCAATCCCGagctgcgacgacgacggcggcaccgCCCTGCTCACCGCCGCGTCGAACCGCGGGCCGGCGACCGCCTCGATCTCCGCAGGTACGcgcggaggtcgccggcgacccTCTCCGACGACGACACcacgacgaggcggcgcgcgcgcatgAACGCCTCCAGGTCGGcgtccctctccgccgccgagctGTCCTGAAGCGTGAAGTGCTTCGGCCTCTTGCCCGCGAACGACAGCATCGgcatcggcgccggcgccggcgccggcgcgctcgCCGCGCGTCGGAACGGCGACTTCATGGCTCTCGTAATCGATCGAGAGCTGAACGCGACGAAACGTAG
- the LOC9266167 gene encoding protein Rf1, mitochondrial, with protein MARRVTTLTRARTRARGGGVPSAQGGTTQDLGRAGGSGTEGARHVLDELPLRGWGASIYSFNRTLTDVARDSPAAAVSLFNRMARAGADEVTPDLCTYSILIGCCCRAGRLDLGFAALGNVIKKGFRVEAITFAPLLKGLCADKRTSDAMDIVLRRMTELSCMPDVFSCTILLKGLCDENRSQEALELLHMMADDRGGGSPPDVVSYTTVINGFFKEGDSDKAYSTYHEMLDRRISPNVVTYSSIIAALCKAQAMDKAMEVLNTMVKNGVMPDCMTYNSILHGYCSSGQPKEAIGTLKKMRSDGVEPNVVTYRSLMNYLCKNGRCTEARKIFDSMTKRGLEPDIATYRTLLQGYATKGALVEMHALLDLMDPEFYKYLEK; from the exons atgGCGCGCCGTGTCACCACCCTTACCCGCGCCCGCAcccgcgcccgcggcggcggcgtccccaGCGCGCAGGGTGGTACGACCCAAGACCTAGGGCGCGCGGGGGGCAGTGGCACCGAGGGCGCACGCCACGTGCTCGACGAATTGCCGCTACGGGGCTGGGGCGCCTCGATCTACAGCTTCAACCGCACCCTCACCGACGTCGCGCGTGACAGCCCAGCCGCAGCAGTTTCGCTCTTCAACCGCATGGCCCgagccggcgccgacgaggtaaCTCCCGACTTGTGCACCTACAGCATTCTCATCGGTTGCTGCTGCCGCGCGGGCCGCTTGGACCTCGGTTTCGCGGCCTTGGGCAATGTCATTAAGAAGGGATTTAGAGTGGAAGCCATCACCTTCGCTCCTCTGCTCAAGGGCCTCTGTGCCGACAAGAGGACGAGCGACGCAATGGACATAGTGCTCCGCAGAATGACCGAGCTCAGCTGCATGCCAGATGTTTTCTCCTGCACCATTCTTCTCAAGGGTCTGTGTGATGAGAACAGAAGCCAAGAAGCTCTCGAGCTGCTGCACATGATGGCTGATGATCGAGGAGGAGGTAGCCCACCTGATGTGGTGTCGTATACCACTGTCATCAATGGCTTCTTCAAAGAGGGGGATTCAGACAAAGCTTACAGTACATACCATGAAATGCTTGATCGGAGGATTTCACCAAATGTTGTGACCTACAGCTCTATTATTGCTGCGTTATGCAAGGCTCAAGCTATGGACAAAGCCATGGAGGTACTTAACACCATGGTTAAGAATGGTGTCATGCCTGATTGCATGACATATAATAGTATTCTGCATGGATATTGCTCTTCAGGGCAGCCAAAAGAGGCTATTGGAACACTCAAAAAGATGCGCAGTGATGGCGTCGAACCAAATGTTGTTACTTATAGATCACTGATGAATTATCTTTGCAAGAATGGAAGATGCACCGAAGCTAGAAAGATTTTCGATTCTATGACCAAGAGGGGCCTAGAGCCTGATATTGCTACCTATCGTACCCTGCTTCAGGGGTATGCTACCAAAGGAGCCCTTGTTGAGATGCATGCTCTCTTGGATTTGATG GATCCTGAGTTCTACAAGTATTTGGAGAAGTGA
- the LOC4349000 gene encoding nucleolar complex protein 2 homolog, producing the protein MSDSDEYVDLPVSDEEEWEDGESEEDEEKVGSRKKAKVHAKQLKRLQEKDPEFYKYLEECDKELLEFDDDDFDDNEGSAEKHSSVPKEEPKEIVKPITMQMVDSWCQGAEDGKIGSIRSILEAFRKACHYGEESGNNSAPKFSVMSGSVLDKVMHFVLKNMDRILRELLDAPSFGGKKETVSELMITKQWKRHGRLMRLYLVNALHMITELTDEQMVAFTVHRVRASAVFLAAFPALLRKYVKALLHTWSRGRGAMPLVSFLFLRDLCIQLGSECLDTSLKGIYKAYLVNCKLSKSISGSKLQHIQFLGNCVRELYNVDPQSAYQHAFVFIRQLAVILRGALTERGPKTSKDKKQKESIKPTKKRMEKSYQKVYDWQYIFCLELWTSVVCGCSSEEDLRPLAYPLTQIIHGVACLVPSARYFPVRLRCVKMLNRIAEATGTFIPVSSLLLDMLEMKELGGKPDAVGKAVNLFSVKQVDKKTVKTRAFQEACIFSAVDELAKHLAQWSYSIAFFEMSFLTLVRLQNFCKTVKADRFRREIKDLIHQIKASAEFVSSKRAGIGFSPNDPAVDSFLQVEKEAKSSPLSKYVATLHQRSQDRMDSLDDTSVIVGAESSTFSRRLSEAQKRQDEQDDGEDTIAFSKNLLTEKKKTKTPKEKSKKRAHNHDDVATEEDIVEDLILSSDEEDEDEDKNMESDEDDGSMPVEDDSDDDFVDPDSQWKKQKKEKSKKRNKRQPSKKGSSTTKRKEKIPHPKKKAKH; encoded by the exons atGTCGGACTCCGACGAGTACG TCGACTTGCCCGTGTCGGATGAGGAGGAGTGGGAGGATGGGGAgtcggaggaggacgaggagaaggtGGGCTCTCGTAAGAAGGCCAAGGTTCACGCGAAGCAGCTCAAGAGGCTCCAGGAGAAG GATCCTGAGTTCTACAAGTATTTGGAAGAGTGTGATAAAGAGCTTCTGGAATTCGACGATGATGACTTTGAT GATAATGAAGGAAGTGCTGAGAAACATAGTTCTGTTCCTAAAGAAGAACCGAAAGAAATTGTAAAGCCTATTACAATGCAAATGGTTGATTCCTGGTGCCAAGGAGCAGAAGATGGGAAGATAGGTTCTATCCGGTCTATTCTCGAAGCATTCCGGAAAGCCTGCCATTATGGTGAAGAAAGTGGAAATAATTCTGCACCGAAATTTAGTGTCATGTCTGGCAGTGTACTTGACAAAGTCATGCACTTTGTTTTGAAAAACATGGATAGAATCCTTCGTGAATTACTTGATGCACCTAGCTTTGGGGGGAAGAAAGAGACAGTTAGTGAGCTGATGATTACTAAGCAATGGAAGAGGCATGGGAGATTAATGAGGTTATACCTTGTAAATGCACTCCACATGATAACAGAGTTGACTGATGAGCAAATGGTAGCATTTACTGTACATCGTGTCAGAGCTTCTGCTGTTTTTCTGGCGGCCTTCCCTGCACTCCTCAGGAAGTATGTAAAG GCTCTGCTGCATACCTGGTCTAGAGGACGAGGTGCTATGCCTCTTGTTTCATTTTTGTTCCTTCGAGATTTGTGCATTCAACTAGGTTCGGAGTGCCTTGATACGTCCCTCAAGGGTATCTACAAGGCTTATTTGGTGAACTGTAAATTGTCCAAATCAATCAGTGGATCAAAATTGCAGCACATTCAATTTCTTGGTAATTGTGTCAGAGAATTGTACAATGTGGACCCACAAAGTGCATATCAGCATGCTTTTGTTTTCATCCGTCAACTGGCAGTCATCCTAAGGGGAGCTCTTACTGAAAGAGGACCAAAG ACATCGAAGGACAAAAAGCAGAAAGAAAGTATCAAACCAACGAAGAAACGGATGGAG aaatcctaccaaaaagTTTATGATTGGCAATACATATTCTGCCTTGAGCTTTGGACAAGTGTTGTGTGTGGATGTAGTTCTGAGGAAGACCTTCGACCTTTGGCTTATCCACTAACCCAGATAATACATGGTGTGGCATGCCTGGTACCAAGTGCGCGTTACTTTCCTGTACGCCTGAGATGTGTGAAGATGCTTAATCGCATTGCTGAAGCTACTGGTACCTTCATTCCGGTGTCTTCCCTGCTGCTTGATATGCTGGAAATGAAAGAACTTGGAGGGAAACCAGATGCTGTAGGCAAAGCAGTGAATCTGTTCAGTGTTAAACAG GTAGATAAGAAAACAGTGAAGACACGTGCCTTTCAGGAAGCATGCATCTTTTCCGCGGTTGATGAGTTGGCTAAGCATTTGGCCCAATGGAGCTACTCCATTGCCTTCTTTGAGATGTCCTTTTTAACACTTGTCCGGCttcaaaacttttgcaaaaccGTTAAGGCTGACAGATTCCGGAGAGAGATCAAAGATCTTATCCATCAG ATAAAGGCTAGTGCTGAGTTTGTAAGCTCAAAGCGTGCAGGAATTGGATTCTCTCCTAATGATCCAGCCGTGGATTCATTTCTACAG GTTGAGAAGGAAGCAAAGTCAAGTCCTCTATCAAAATATGTTGCTACTCTACATCAGAGAAGTCAGGACAGGATGGACTCTCTGGACGACACAAG CGTTATTGTGGGGGCAGAGTCCTCAACCTTTTCACGGAGGTTGTCAGAAGCACAGAAGCGACAGGATGAACAAGATGATGGCGAAGACACCATTGCATTCAGTAAGAACTTGTTGActgaaaagaagaaaaccaa AACTCCAAAGGAGAAGAGCAAGAAGCGAGCCCATAATCACGACGATGTCGCTACGGAGGAGGATATTGTTGAGGATTTGATCTTGAGTTCagacgaggaagacgaagatgaGGACAAGAATATGGAATCAGATGAGGATGATGGCTCTATGCCTGTTGAAGATGACAGCGATGACGATTTCGTCGACCCAGACAGCCAGTggaagaaacagaagaaagagAAATCAAAGAAACGGAACAAGCGGCAACCCTCAAAGAAGGGTTCGtcaacaacaaaaagaaaagagaaaatcccACATCCCAAGAAGAAGGCGAAGCATTAG
- the LOC4348996 gene encoding KH domain-containing protein At4g18375, whose amino-acid sequence MDHDRSRRHKSNTSRKRPHFNSDDGKRKRLNSRHDDGTISSEPIETIYRILCPVKKIGSVLGRGGDIVKALRDTTKAKIRVADSIPGADERVIIIFNYSSQTEEAAQNISTDGFEDMKPHCFAQDALLKIHDKIAADEDLHAGIVHEKSENVDDVIARILVPGNQVGCLLGKGGSIIQQLRNDTGAGIRVLPSENLPQCALKSDELVQISGSSSLVRKALYEISTRLHQHPRKDNPPLEEIIDASTQRKHQAPPQLPHANPMLPHLHVDHSPQIPLLDPYRNRPLQYHSAEAEEFSIKILCASEHIGQVIGKSGGNVRQVEQQTGACVQVKEVGKNASEERLIVVSSQEIPDDPVSPTIEALILLHSKVSTLAENHHLTTRLVVPSNKVGCIIGEGGKVITEMRRRTGAEIRVYSKADKPKYLSFDEELVQVAGLPAIARGALTEIASRLRTRTLRDGSSSNNPTPFAPFDGPPVDILPNREFMLYGRSANSPPYGGPPNDPPYGRPAIDPPYGRPAIDPPYGRPAIDPPYRRPANDTSYGGLNNDGPRDPYTAYPVEYFSKREYPSGNSKVTPSASYDRYAATTRLPNRELPSSISPGADYMSRRSYLDQVPTDRYSSRGTLQLGLSRAGNSNVQQLGITRAGNSNAYDYTEAAEQIHGREDYRRLSGLTGYPGGSVEFRIPNSYLESVIGAGGVNLAEIRQISGARVKLHEAHPGSSESIVEIQGIPDQVKAAQSLLQGFIGASSNSRQAPQSSRMAHYF is encoded by the exons ATGGATCATGATAGATCTAGAAGGCATAAATCAAATACTTCCAGAAAAAGGCCACATTTCAATTCTGATGACGGAAAGAGGAAACGGCTAAACTCAAGGCACGATGATGGAACCATATCTTCTGAGCCAATAGAAACCATTTACAGGATACTGTGTCCGGTTAAAAAGATTGGCAGTGTCTTGGGAAGAGGCGGTGATATTGTTAAGGCACTAAGAGACACAACTAAAGCAAAGATAAGGGTCGCTGATTCCATTCCTGGTGCAGATGAGAGAGTAATTATTATCTTTAACTACTCAAGTCAGACTGAAGAAGCTGCTCAAAATATTTCTACTGATGGATTTGAGGACATGAAGCCTCATTGTTTTGCCCAAGATGCCCTGTTGAAGATACATGACAAAATTGCAGCAGATGAAGATCTCCATGCTGGAATTGTTCATGAAAAGTCTGAAAATGTTGATGATGTAATTGCTCGAATTTTGGTTCCAGGAAATCAAGTTGGCTGTCTTCTAGGAAAAGGTGGCTCCATTATACAACAGCTACGAAATGACACTGGAGCAGGGATCCGTGTCTTACCATCTGAAAATCTTCCTCAGTGTGCACTTAAAAGTGATGAATTGGTGCAG ATATCTGGATCTTCTTCCCTTGTAAGAAAAGCTCTCTATGAAATATCTACTCGTCTGCATCAACATCCTCGTAAAGACAATCCACCTCTGGAAGAAATTATAGATGCAAGCACACAAAGGAAGCATCAGGCTCCACCACAATTACCACATGCAAATCCAATGTTGCCACACCTGCATGTGGATCACTCACCACAAATACCCTTGCTTGATCCATATAGAAACAGGCCACTGCAGTATCATTCTGCTGAAGCTGAAGAGTTCTCTATTAAAATTCTGTGTGCTTCTGAACACATTGGTCAAGTTATTGGGAAAAGTGGTGGCAATGTTCGGCAAGTCGAACAGCAGACAGGTGCTTGCGTTCAGGTTAAAGAAGTTGGCAAAAATGCTTCTGAAGAAAGGTTAATTGTTGTTTCATCTCAGGAG ATTCCAGATGATCCAGTGTCTCCAACAATTGAGGCGCTTATTTTGCTCCATAGTAAAGTAAGTACACTTGCTGAGAATCACCACTTGACGACACGGCTTGTTGTACCATCAAACAAAGTTGGTTGTATTATTGGGGAAGGTGGAaaggtaattactgaaatgagAAGACGGACTGGGGCTGAAATCCGAGTCTACTCAAAAGCAGATAAACCTAAGTACTTGTCTTTTGATGAGGAGCTTGTGCAG GTTGCTGGGCTTCCAGCTATTGCAAGAGGAGCCCTGACAGAGATTGCTTCGAGGCTTAGAACTAGGACACTCAGAGATGGAAGTTCTTCCAATAATCCGACACCTTTTGCCCCTTTTGATGGTCCTCCTGTTGATATCTTGCCTAACAGGGAATTCATGCTATATGGACGATCTGCCAATAGTCCCCCATATGGAGGGCCTCCTAATGATCCACCATATGGAAGACCTGCCATTGATCCACCATATGGAAGACCTGCCATTGATCCACCATATGGAAGACCAGCCATTGATCCACCATATAGAAGACCTGCCAATGATACATCATATGGAGGGTTGAACAATGATGGGCCTCGTGATCCTTACACTGCGTATCCTGTAGAGTACTTCTCTAAAAGAGAGTACCCTAGTGGAAATAGCAAAGTTACACCATCTGCTTCATACGACAGATATGCAGCAACTACTCGCTTGCCTAATAGAGAACTGCCCTCATCTATTAGTCCTGGTGCCGATTATATGTCCCGCCGTTCTTATCTTGACCAAGTACCTACTGATAGGTACTCTAGTAGGGGTACACTACAATTAGGCCTCTCGAGAGCTGGGAATAGTAATGTGCAACAATTAGGAATCACCAGAGCTGGAAATTCCAATGCTTATGATTATACCGAG GCCGCTGAGCAGATCCATGGACGTGAGGATTACCGAAGACTGTCAGGTCTCACTGG GTATCCAGGTGGCTCCGTCGAATTTCGGATTCCAAATAGTTATCTGGAATCTGTCATTGGAGCTGGTGGTGTCAATCTAGCTGAGATCCGTCAG ATCTCTGGCGCGAGAGTGAAGTTGCACGAAGCCCATCCCGGTTCTTCCGAGTCCATTGTGGAGATCCAGGGCATTCCGGATCAAGTGAAAGCCGCACAGAGCCTTCTGCAAGGCTTCATCGGCGCAAGCAGCAACAGCAGGCAGGCGCCCCAGTCCTCTCGCATGGCCCATTATTTTTAG
- the LOC112936679 gene encoding protein Rf1, mitochondrial: MARRAASRAVGSEGSIQGRGGRAGGNGAEDARHVFDELLRRGKGATIYGLNRALDDVARHSPAAAVSRYNRMARAGADEVTPNLYTYSVLIGCCCRAGRLDLGFAALGNVIKKGFRVEAITFTPLLKGLCADKRTSDAMDIVLCRMTQLGCIPNVFSCTILLKGLCDENRSQEALELLQMMPDDGGDCPPDVVLYNTVINGFFKEGDPDKAYATYHEMFDQGILPDVVTYSSIIAALCKAQAMDKAMEVLNTMVKNGVMPNCRTYNSIVHGYCSSGQLTEAIGFLKMMCSDGVEPDVVTCNLLMDYLCKNRRCTEARKIFNSMTKCGLKPDITTYCTLLQGYATKGALVEMHDLLDLMVWNGIQPNHHVFNILICAYAKQEKVDEAMLVFSKMRQQGLSPNAVNYRTVIDVLCKLGRVYDAVLTLKQMINEGLTPDIIVYTPLIHGFCTCDKWEKAEELIF, from the coding sequence atggcgcgccgcgccgcttccCGCGCTGTTGGCTCGGAGGGCTCGATCCAAGGGCGAGGGGGCCGCGCGGGGGGCAATGGCGCCGAGGACGCACGCCACGTGTTCGACGAATTGCTTCGGCGTGGCAAGGGCGCCACGATCTACGGCTTGAACCGCGCCCTCGACGACGTCGCGCGTCACAGCCCCGCGGCCGCCGTGTCCCGCTACAACCGCATGGCCCgagccggcgccgacgaggtaaCTCCCAACTTGTACACCTACAGCGTTCTCATCGGTTGCTGCTGCCGGGCGGGCCGCTTGGACCTCGGTTTCGCGGCCTTGGGCAATGTCATTAAGAAGGGATTTAGAGTGGAAGCCATCACCTTCACTCCTCTGCTCAAGGGCCTCTGTGCCGACAAGAGGACGAGCGACGCAATGGACATAGTGCTCTGCAGAATGACCCAGCTCGGCTGCATACCAAATGTCTTCTCCTGCACCATTCTTCTCAAGGGTCTGTGTGATGAGAACAGAAGCCAAGAAGCTCTCGAGCTGCTCCAAATGATGCCTGATGATGGAGGTGACTGCCCACCTGATGTGGTGTTGTACAACACCGTCATCAATGGCTTCTTCAAAGAGGGGGATCCGGACAAAGCTTACGCTACATACCATGAAATGTTTGACCAGGGGATTTTGCCAGATGTTGTGACTTACAGCTCTATTATCGCTGCCTTATGCAAGGCTCAAGCTATGGACAAGGCCATGGAGGTACTTAACACCATGGTTAAGAATGGTGTCATGCCTAATTGCAGGACATATAATAGTATTGTGCACGGATATTGCTCTTCAGGGCAGTTGACAGAGGCTATTGGATTTCTCAAAATGATGTGCAGTGATGGTGTCGAACCAGATGTTGTTACTTGTAACTTGCTGATGGATTATCTTTGCAAGAACAGAAGATGCACGGAAGCTAGAAAGATTTTCAATTCTATGACCAAGTGTGGCCTAAAGCCTGATATTACTACCTATTGTACCCTGCTTCAGGGGTATGCTACCAAAGGAGCCCTTGTTGAGATGCATGATCTCCTGGATTTGATGGTATGGAACGGTATCCAACCTAATCATCATGTATTCAACATTCTAATATGTGCATACGCTAAACAAGAAAAAGTAGATGAGGCGATGCTTGTATTCAGCAAAATGAGGCAGCAAGGATTGAGTCCGAATGCAGTGAACTACAGAACAGTCATAGATGTACTCTGCAAGCTAGGCAGAGTATACGATGCAGTGCTTACCTTAAAGCAGATGATCAATGAAGGACTAACCCCTGACATCATTGTATATACCCCCCTAATTCATGGTTTTTGTACCTGTGACAAATGGGAGAAGGCTGAGgagttaattttttaa